A single genomic interval of Mangifera indica cultivar Alphonso chromosome 5, CATAS_Mindica_2.1, whole genome shotgun sequence harbors:
- the LOC123216066 gene encoding leucine-rich repeat extensin-like protein 6 produces MAIQSSTLRVQNLAKKVKILIFLALFVSQVNVLSARTLEESSTGGDQGIKCAPACTQSPPPPSPPPPCPPPPALPPPPPPTPKMPPTQYCPPPPCSPTPPSIIYVTGPPGNLYPLENYFSGGPKTSTAASLPILIGSGLLLLLAFW; encoded by the coding sequence ATGGCAATTCAATCTTCCACTTTACGGGTTCAAAATCTGGCCAAAAAGGTcaaaattctcatttttcttgCCCTTTTTGTATCCCAAGTCAACGTTTTGTCTGCAAGAACGCTAGAGGAATCCTCCACAGGTGGTGATCAAGGCATAAAGTGCGCGCCGGCGTGCACACAAAGCCCTCCTCCACCGTCGCCTCCGCCTCCATGTCCACCGCCACCAGCGCTGCCGCCACCTCCTCCGCCCACGCCGAAGATGCCTCCGACGCAGTACTGCCCACCGCCACCGTGCTCCCCAACGCCACCTTCGATCATTTACGTCACCGGTCCACCCGGGAACCTTTACCCCCTTGAAAATTATTTCAGCGGCGGCCCAAAAACCTCCACCGCCGCAAGTTTGCCTATTTTGATCGGCTCTGGGTTGCTTCTTCTCTTGGCCTTTTGGTGA
- the LOC123217381 gene encoding leucine-rich repeat extensin-like protein 1, giving the protein MAIFLFILLCFLPLTMQEEPCPYPCYPPPTGSGSATPTTPSTLPPPATSYSPPQGYNYPTPSGNLPNYPSPPFGNNYGNPPPPDPILPYFPFYYKNPPHKTDEGSSAASRLGRRSSSSARLVLFSFSFFLLPLV; this is encoded by the coding sequence ATGGCCATCTTCCTCTTCATTCTTCTCTGTTTTCTTCCCCTCACCATGCAAGAGGAGCCCTGCCCTTATCCTTGCTACCCTCCGCCCACCGGCTCCGGCTCCGCCACCCCCACCACCCCCTCCACGCTACCACCTCCGGCAACCTCTTACTCTCCTCCTCAAGGGTACAACTACCCTACACCGTCAGGGAATTTAccaaattacccttcaccaccTTTTGGCAACAATTATGGAAACCCTCCTCCTCCTGACCCTATTTTGCCATACTTTCCTTTCTACTATAAAAACCCTCCCCATAAAACGGACGAGGGATCATCGGCAGCTTCAAGGCTTGGAAGaagatcatcatcatcagcaAGGCTCGTTTTGTTTTCGTTTTCGTTTTTCTTGTTGCCACTTGTTTGA
- the LOC123217795 gene encoding protein WVD2-like 7, with protein MAGEIEEPCSLSFQSGSLHSGSISFGRFEKEPLSWERRSSFSHNRYLEEVEKCSKPGSVIEKKAYFEAHFKRKALLLQGSSECQNANEDQTGENDVFESEGYRDGYENVAEGSCCDQFDRTAFENLDVHHSEDLNDKQESHDYHVDENVSETANWRQDIDNGNERNQFYSANGTNQLTHFDESPEGSDYHGELDVMECEREDPSVLLAETPMGATWANADVLVNTAAEDVKSLETFQTGTVCDKSLPSNDEAEIELQKNSNNDVVDVNESSKTISLSPKNRATKKVDKSSSENRKNLSPKTRVPMANKSGKSKLNSQSHVQKPVSLETSKAAAKNQDRMEKGSPGRMKTEKQSLRSSTPVMRSLQRSPKTQESESSASKSKVGSKSEKNLLRAKKVIESQPSASNKIDPRGRQMPNRPKQTAADSRSPVMRPSSAAFSFKSNERAERRKEFDMKLEEKMHAKEAEMNQIRAKPQEKTQAAIRQFRKSHNFKATPMPSFNQATALPGSDGNKAPAKLQHQSTNPGTKSTARSPMLSKARKDKGLAMSEFVNTGDKPGSSEASKSSTTELSEVSSAPLSHSSIHHEARMKNGNTERKQREKERSPSLQKHRLSETSKATKDHRSEVKPKVGARRNNNMMMRKSVKDTVVGSSSGVGHLGYVAVGVAS; from the exons ATGGCTGGTGAGATTGAAGAGCCTTGCAGCCTTAGTTTTCAG TCAGGTTCTTTGCACTCTGGTTCTATATCGTTTGGAAGATTTGAAAAGGAACCCTTATCTTGGGAAAGGAGATCGTCTTTTTCACACAATAGGTACCTTGAAGAGGTTGAGAAATGCTCTAAACCGGGTTCAGTCATTGAAAAGAAGGCTTATTTTGAAGCTCACTTCAAGCGGAAGGCTCTTCTGCTTCAGGGTTCGTCCGAGTGCCAAAATGCAAATGAAGACCAAACTGGTGAAAATGATGTCTTTGAGAGTGAGGGTTATAGAGATGGATATGAAAATGTAGCTGAAGGTAGTTGTTGTGATCAATTTGATAGAACTGCTTTTGAGAATCTGGATGTGCACCACTCAGAAGATCTTAATGATAAACAAGAGAGTCATGACTACCACGTTGATGAGAATGTCTCAGAGACTGCAAACTGGAGACAGGATATTGACAATGGGAATGAAAGGAACCAATTTTATTCTGCAAATGGAACTAACCAATTGACTCACTTTGATGAGAGCCCTGAAGGTTCAGATTATCATGGAGAGCTTGATGTAATGGAATGTGAAAGAGAAGATCCTTCAGTTTTGCTTGCAGAAACTCCAATGGGAGCTACTTGGGCCAATGCTGATGTTTTGGTCAACACTGCTGCTGAAGATGTTAAATCCCTGGAAACATTTCAAACTGGAACTGTCTGTGACAAGTCACTTCCAAGTAATGATGAAGCAGAGATAGAACTACAGAAGAACTCTAATAATGATGTGGTTGATGTAAATGAATCTTCTAAAACCATCAGCTTGTCCCCCAAGAATAGAGCCACTAAGAAAGTTGATAAATCTAGTTCGGAAAATAGGAAAAATCTTTCTCCGAAG ACTAGAGTTCCCATGGCAAATAAGTCTGGTAAGTCTAAATTGAATTCTCAGAGCCATGTCCAAAAGCCTGTTTCTCTCGAGACTTCAAAAGCTGCTGCAAAGAACCAGGACAGAATGGAAAAAGGTAGTCCAGGGAGGATGAAAACAGAAAAGCAGTCATTAAGATCATCCACTCCAGTTATGCGTTCATTACAGAGATCGCCTAAGACTCAG GAATCTGAAAGTTCTGCTTCAAAATCAAAGGTTGGGAGTAAGAG TGAAAAAAATCTGCTGAGAGCCAAGAAAGTAATTGAGTCCCAACCTTCTGCGTCAAATAAGATTGATCCTAGAGGTCGCCAAATGCCAAATAG GCCTAAGCAGACTGCAGCCGATTCAAGAAGCCCAGTCATGAGGCCAAGTTCTGCAGCATTCAGTTTCAAAAGCAATGAACGGGCAGAAAGGAGGAAAGAG TTCGACATGAAGTTGGAGGAAAAAATGCATGCTAAGGAGGCTGAAATGAATCAGATACGAGCAAAACCACAG GAAAAGACACAGGCCGCAATTAGACAATTCCGGAAAAGCCATAATTTCAAAGCAACGCCAATGCCTTCTTTCAATCAAGCCACTGCACTGCCTGGATCTGATGGAAACAAG gcACCAGCTAAATTACAACATCAGTCGACAAATCCAGGGACCAAAAGTACTGCAAGATCACCAATGCTTTCCAAGGCCAGAAAAGACAAAGGCCTTGCCATGAGTGAGTTTGTAAACACTGGTGATAAACCTGGATCCTCAGAAGCATCAAAGTCCTCAACAACTGAGCTATCTGAGGTCTCTTCAGCTCCCCTAAGCCATAGCAGCATTCATCATGAAGCCAGAATGAAAAATGGGAACACAGAGAGGAAACAgcgagagaaagagagaagtcCGAGTTTGCAGAAACATCGACTATCAGAGACCAGTAAGGCAACAAAAGACCACAGAAGTGAGGTGAAACCAAAAGTGGGAGCTCGAAGAAATAACAACATGATGATGAGGAAGAGTGTGAAAGATACTGTTGTTGGCAGCAGTTCCGGAGTAGGTCATCTAGGCTATGTAGCAGTTGGAGTAGCTTCTTGA